Part of the Nitrospirota bacterium genome, TGGTGCGCCGTCACAGCGGCGACATGCCATTCCAGGCCGTGCTCGACGAGCTGGTGCGGTCCGGGGTCGTGCGAGTCGAGGGGGATGATGTGAGGCTGATCAAGCATGCCTATGTCCCGTCTGATTCGGAACTGGGCAAGCTGCAGATCCTGGGAACGGACGTTGGTTACCTCATCGGCACCATTGACCACAACCTTGCGCCCGGCGCGGCACCGCTGTTCTTCCAGCGCAAGGTCATGAGCGAGATGGTGGCGCCAGAAACGGTTTGGGCTTTTCGCGAGCTGGCGGGGCGGGATGCCCAAGCCTTGCTCGAACAGTGGGATGCGTGGCTCACCGCGCGGCAACTGGATACGGCCAGTGGGGCATTGCCTGACGATGCGCGCCGTATTGGTTTCGGCATTTTTTACTTCGAAGACGATTCGAAGGATGGGGGGGTGTCATGAAAAATCTTTCTCCGGGCAAATCCTGGTCATTGGCCCTGGCCGTGTCCGCGGCGCTTGCCGGGTGCGGCGGCGGTGGCGGCACGGATGTCGCCGGCATCGGGGGCACCGGTTATGTCGCGACGGGTTCGATCAGCCAGTTCGGAAGCATCTTCGTGAACGGCATCGAGTTCGAGACCGACGGTGCGGCGCTGGACCTGAATGGAACGCCGCTGGCGGGTCAAACCGGGCTCCAGCTCGGCATGGTGGTCACCGTCGAGGGGACCGTGAATGCGGATGGAAAAACAGGCACGGCGACCAGCATCAGCTATGACGCCTCCCTCAAGGGGCCGATCGGCACGGTGGGGGCGGCGGTGACGAACGGCACCAGCACGACACGCGAGCTGACGATCCTGGGGATGGTGGTGGTGGTCGAGAGTGGGGCGACCCGACTCAATGGCGTCACCTTCGATGGCTTCGCTCAGGGCGATCTGCTCGAGGTCAGCGGCTTCCTGGGGGCGGACCACAAGCTCTACGCGACCTATGTGGAGAAGAAGGTCGCGTCGGAGGATGAGGTCGAGATCAAAGGGGTGGTGACTGCGGTCAGCGCGAGCTCTGGGACGACCAGCGTGTCGGTTCGGCTCGACAGCGGCACGGAATTGACCGTGCAGGTCGATGCCACCACCCAGGTCGAGGAGCAGGGCACGGTCGACAGCAGCTGGGTCGGCAAGCGTGTGGAGGTCGAGGGCACGTTGACAGCCGAGGGTGACATCCAGGCCAAGGAGATCCAGCA contains:
- a CDS encoding DUF6502 family protein, which produces MSESEQLNRTLAAAIRRLMRPLVRLLLRHGVAFDTFADWARRVYVDVAFDEFDLPGKRQTISRVSVLTGLTRKEVSRLRAEGDGEDKAVSARYNRSVRVISGWLNDPAYIDGTGCPSVLPLHADGHSFADLVRRHSGDMPFQAVLDELVRSGVVRVEGDDVRLIKHAYVPSDSELGKLQILGTDVGYLIGTIDHNLAPGAAPLFFQRKVMSEMVAPETVWAFRELAGRDAQALLEQWDAWLTARQLDTASGALPDDARRIGFGIFYFEDDSKDGGVS
- a CDS encoding DUF5666 domain-containing protein, with translation MKNLSPGKSWSLALAVSAALAGCGGGGGTDVAGIGGTGYVATGSISQFGSIFVNGIEFETDGAALDLNGTPLAGQTGLQLGMVVTVEGTVNADGKTGTATSISYDASLKGPIGTVGAAVTNGTSTTRELTILGMVVVVESGATRLNGVTFDGFAQGDLLEVSGFLGADHKLYATYVEKKVASEDEVEIKGVVTAVSASSGTTSVSVRLDSGTELTVQVDATTQVEEQGTVDSSWVGKRVEVEGTLTAEGDIQAKEIQQEDDLYAGYEGEAEIEGIASSVNATDQTFTLNGVTVNYSAATFDPAGLVLASGMVVEVKGSFDASGVLVATSIELEDADEDWFPDDSSDSSDIDG